Sequence from the Rhizobium brockwellii genome:
AACGGTGATCCTGCCGTCGAAATCCGTGCGCGTGACACGGCGCGTCAGATGCTCGCAGGTGATCAGCCGGCCCTGATTGTCGACGGTGTTGCCATTCGAGTTGTTGCTGGGCGAGCGGAATACTGACGTCTGACCGCTGGTATCGTCGTAGCGCATCATCCGGTTGTTGGGGATATCCGAGAAAACGAGATACCGCCCGGCCGCAAACCAGGCCGGTCCCTCCAACCAGCGTCCGCCGGTCCAAAGCCGCTCGACGCGGGCGTGACCGACGAAGCAGCTTTCGAAACGCGGGTCGAGAACCTCAAACCCCGTACCGTCAATTTGCCCGAACATGATGCTCCTCCATTTCCTTAAATTGTTATCGATATCATCTTGCCGTGTTCTGATGGCTTCGTACAGATAGCGATCTGCCGAGCTTTGCGAAAATGCCTCTGGAATCTTGGTTTTTGGACGGTGGAATGGTGAATTCCTGCAATAATATCGATTGTGCGATGATAGCGATAACTTTATCGTGTCTTGAATTCGGAAGCTTTGTGAAAGCGGAGATCAGTGAAAAACGAGGATGAGCCGAAAGACAAGCGTCTCAAGCCGGGAGAAGCTCAAAAGCTGACGATGGCGGAGGTCGCCAAATATGTCGGTGTGTCTGCCATGACCGTGTCGCGTGCCTTTCGTCAGGATGCGAGCGTTTCCGAGGAGACCCGGAAGCGCATCATGGAGGCCGTCGACGCACTCGGCTATGTGCTCGACCTGTCTGCCGGCAGTCTTTCGTCGCGGCGGAGCGGCTTCATCGCCGCCCTGGTGCCCTCGATCAACAATTCGAATTTTTCTGACACCGCCCGCGGCATGACCGATGCGCTGCAGAATACCGGCCTTCAGCTCCTTCTCGGCTATACCGACTATTCGGCGGAGAAGGAAGAAGAGTTGATCGAGGCGATGCTGCGCCGCCGTCCTGAAGGCATCATCCTGACCGGAGGTTCGCACACGGCGCGCGCGCGGCGCATGCTGGCAAAAGCCGGCATTCCCGTTGTCGAGACCTGGGAGCTTCCGGAAAATCCGATCAATCAGGTCGTCGGCTTTTCCAACAGCGAGGCGATGGCCCTGCTGGTGCGGACGCTTGCCAGTCAGGGATATCGGAAGTTCGGCTATATCGGCGGAACGACGGCGCGCGATACGCGCGGCAGCCAGCGGCGCAGCGGTTTCCAGAAGACTGTCGAAGAACTCGGCCTCGGACCGGGACGGATGATTTCCTTCGGCGTGCCGCCCATCACCATGGAACAGGGTGGCCAGGCGATCGTCAGCCTGCTGGAGCGCTGGCCGGACACGGAGGTGGTTCTCTGCGTCTCCGACCTTTCCGCCTTCGGCGCCATCATGGAATGCACGCGCCGGGGAATGAAGGTTCCAAAAGATATCGCCATTGCCGGTTTCGGCGATTACGAGATCTCATCCATCTGTCATCCGCGCATCACGACCATCAATGTGGACTGTTATGGCATCGGCCGCCAGGCGGCCGCCCGCCTGATGGATGCCCTCCATACCGGCGAGGCGACCGGCGATGAGATCACATTGACGGGCTACAAGGTTGTCTTGCGCGAAAGCACGGACCGGAACGGCGCGCCGACCGTTTGAGACTAAAGCGCCGCGCGTCTTTTCGGATGCGCGGCGCTGTAACGTTTTGAATAGCTGGATAATTTTATCCTCAAATCGATTCCGATTTAAGGAATTATACGGCCGGTCAAAAGGCGATCTGGACTTTCATGGACTTGCTGCGATCGCCCGCCAGCTCGAAGGCGGCGACGGCCTCTTCGATCCCAAAGACACCTGTCAGCAGCGGCTTCAGATCGACGCGACGCGCGTTGATCAGTTCGACGGCCAGCGCAAATTCCTCGTGAAAACGGAATGTGCCGCGCATCTCGATTTCCTTCGCAACGATCATGTTCTGCGGAATGGAAACATCGCCGCCAAGGCCGAGCTGCACGAGAACAGCGCGGGGCTTAAGCGTCTCCAAGCCGGCGCGCACCGCCCGCTCATTTCCCGACGCTTCGAACATGACATCGAAATATCCCTTTTCGGCACTGTAGGCCGCGAGGTCGGAAGCATGTGTGGCAACATTGATCGTTCGGTCGGCGCCGCTGGTGCGGGCAATCGCCAGAACGCTGTCGGTCACGTCGGTCGCGACGATCTCACGGGCGCCGAGGACGCGCGCCGCGACGATCGCCAACATCCCAATGGGGCCGCAACCGGTGACCAGCACCCGTTTGCCCAGCAGCGACCCGGCGCGGTTTGCCGCATGCAGCGTCACCGCAAAGGGTTCGGCAAAGGCGGCCTCGTGAATGGAAATGCCGTCCGCGACCTTGTGGCACTGCCAACGCTCCGCCACCAGCCGCTGGCGAAAGCCGCCCTGAATATGCGGCATCGGCATGGCACTGCCGTAAAACCGCATGTTGAGGCAGTGGTTTTGCTGTCCCTTCAGGCAATATTGGCAATGGTTGCACGGACGGCTCGGAGAAACCGCGACACGGTCTCCGACGGCGAGGTCGGCGACGCCGGAGCCCAGCGCCTTGACCGTCCCGGCGATCTCATGGCCGAGGATCATCGGTTCGCGCAGGCGAACCGTACCAAACCCACCATGGTTGTAATAATGCAGGTCGGAACCGCAGATGCCGCCGGCTTCGATGGCAATCTCCACCTGCCCGGCGCCGGCAACCTCCGGCTCGCGCTCTTCGATCCTCAGATCCTTTGCGGCATGAATGACGATGGCTTTCATATCGGGACCCTCACACGACGGGAGTTGGAAGCGGGCTACCTGCAAAATGCGCAGCGAGATTGTCTCTGACCAGTTGGCCCATGGCCTTGCGGGTCTCGACAGTGCCAGAGCCGTGATGGGGCTGCAACACGGCGTTTTGAAGCGTCAGGAAACGTGCATCGATCCGGGGTTCATTCAGGAAGACATCAAGGCCCGCAGCCTGAATAGTGCGGTTTTGAAGGGCTGCGATCAGAGCCCCTTCGTCTACGGTCGTTCCGCGCGAGACATTGATCAAGATGCCGTTCGGACCGAGCGCATTAAGCACTTCAGCGTTGATGATCTTCATGGTCGCCTCCCCGCCGGGGACGATGACGATCAGAAAATCGGCCCAAGCGGCAAGCGCGATCAGGTCGGGCTCGTAGGTGTAGGCAACATCCTGGTGATCATTGCGAGCGAAATAGGAGATGTCGCAGCCGAAAGCGGCAGCCCTCTTGGCGATTGCCTTGCCGATCCGCCCCATGCCGGCGATCCCCACCTTCTTGCCCGAGACGCGCGTCACCAGCGGCATGGCGACACTGCCCCACTGGCCGGAGCGGACGAGAACATCGGCCTGCGGGACCTGCCTTGCCGTCGCAAGCAACAGTCCGATGGCGATATCGGCGACATCCTCGGTGAGCACATCAGGCGTGTTGGTGACGCGAATGCCGTTGGCGCGGGCATAGGACAAGTCGATTGCATCGGTGCCGACGCCGTAACAGGAGACGATTTCCAGTTTCGGCAATTGCGCCATCAACTCTGCGGAGGCTCCGAGCTCGCCACGGGTCGCTATGGCGCGGATATCCTTGCCGACCCTTGATATCAGCTCCTGTCGGTCTGCCGCTTCCCAGAGGCGATGGACGCGGTAGTTCGCCTCCAGATCCACCATGTCCCATTCCGGATAAGCTCCGGCCATCAAGATTTCTACCTTAGGCATTCCGTTTCCATCCCGCATTTTGACAGTTGATTATGTTATCGATAACATATAATTCGGAAATGGGATGTCAAGTGAGTTTCACCGTCAGCGGCAGTTGAAGCCGTCACCCGCGGCGAAACCGGAGGAGTTATTTGCATGAAGAACTTGTTCGATCTTACCGGACGGCGTGCCCTGATCACCGGCTCGAGCCAGGGGATCGGCTATGCGCTGGCTGAAGGCCTGGCGCAGTATGGCGCCGAAGTCATCATCAACGGCCGCACGCCCGAAAGCGTCAACCGCGCGGTCGAGAGCCTCAAGGATCAAGGCCTGTCTGCCCATGCGGCGATCTTCGATGTGACCAGCAAGGACGCTGCCAAAGCGGGTATCGACGCAATCGAAGCCGATATCGGGCCGCTCGACATCCTGATCAACAATGCCGGCATGCAGTTTCGCACGCCGCTGGAAGATTTCCCGGCGGACAAATGGGAGCTGCTGCTGACCACCAATATTTCGAGCGTGTTCTACGTCGGCCAGGCAGCGGCCAAACCCATGATCGCCCGCGGACAGGGCAAGATCATCAATATCGCCTCCGTTCAAAGCGAACTGGCGCGCCCCGGCATTGCTCCCTACACCGCGACCAAGGGCGCGGTGCGCAATCTGACCCGCGGCATGTGCGCCGACTGGGCCAAGTACGGCCTGCAGATCAACGCGATTGCGCCGGGCTATTTCAAGACGCCGCTCAATCAGGCGCTCGTCGACAATCCCGAGTTCTCGTCCTGGCTCGAGAAGCGAACGCCGGCCGGACGCTGGGGCAATGTCGAGGAACTGGTCGGCGCCGCCGTTTTCCTGTCGGGCCGGGGCTCGTCCTTCATCAACGGGCACACGCTTTATGTCGACGGCGGCATCACGACCTGCCTCTGATAGAGACGAGACCATGGATTTCGAGCAAAAGGCATCGCCTCTGGCCATTGTTGTCATGGGCGTCAGTGGCTGCGGCAAATCCTCGGTTGGAGAACGTGTCGCCGCTCAAAACGGCATGGTGTTTCTGGAGGGTGACCAGCTCCATCCCGCTGGAAATGTCGAGAAAATGGCGCAGGGCATACCGCTGACTGACGACGACCGCCTTCCTTGGCTCGACCGGATCGGCGAGGAAATAAAGACCGCGCAAGAAACGTCGCAAGGATTGGTGGTTTCCTGTTCGGCTCTCAAGAGAAGCTATCGAGATAGGTTGAAGCAGGCGGCGGACGGGCGGCTGGTCTTTGTTTTCCTGGAGGGATCCCGCGACCTGTTGCTGTCGCGGATGCAGGCCCGTCAGGGCCATTTCATGCCCGCGACTTTGCTCGACAGCCAGTTGCAGACGCTGGAGCCGCCGACCGGTGAAGCTGGTGTTGTGACGGTGGCGATCGATAATGCCTTGGATGATATTGTGGCACTGGCTTGCAAGGGACTGAGCGGCATGGCCGTCAAGGGAGGAGATTAACATGCAGGATGACTACAGAGCAGATGTCGCCGTCATCGGTGCCGGCATCATGGGGACGGCGATCGTCACCCGATTGATCGAAACCGGGCATAAGGTCTCGGTCTTCGACCTGGATACCGAAAAAGTCGCGGCTTTGCAGGCCAAGGGCGCGCGCCCGGCCGGCTCCGTGGAGGAAGCGGTCTCACGGTCGGCGTTTTGTGTGTTGAGCCTCAATCACGCCAGCATCGTCCGCGCCGTCGTCTTCGGTGAAAAGGGTGTTGTGGCGGCTGCCAATGCCGACAAGCTGCTGATCGACATGTCGTCGATCGACCCGGCCGACACGGCCGACATGGCGATGCGGTTGCGTCGGGAAACCGGCATGGCATGGGTGGATTGCCCGCTCTCCGGCGGCGTGCCGGGTGCGCTAAGCGGACGCCTGACGATCATGGCCGGCGGCAGCGCTGAGGATTTTGAACGGGCGCGAGTGGTGATGCGGCATCTTGCCGCCAATTACACGCTGATGGGTGCATCGGGCGCCGGTCAGACGACGAAGCTGATCAATCAGCTGTTTTGCGCAGTGCTGTTTCAGGCCGTCGCAGAGGCGGTCAAGCTCGCTGAAGCCGGCGGCGTCGATCCGGCCGCCATTCCGGCCGCCCTTGCCGGCGGCAGGGCGGACAGCCGCATCTTGCAGGAATTCATGGCGAAATTCGCCGCCCGAGATTTCTCGCCGACAGGCAGAATCGACAACATGTTGAAGGACCTGGATTCGCTTCAAGCCTTTGCGCTGAAGACGAAGACGCCATTGCCTATGACCGGCTCGGTGGTCGAGATTCACCGCCTGCTCTGCGCTGCCGGCCTCGGGCCGAAGGACTCCGCCGAGATGATGCGCCTTCTCGATGGATTTCAGGCCGACTGACGTCAATCCCTGCGAGAAATTCGAGATCGTCATCTTTCCGCTTGACCATCCATAAATGTTATCGATAACATACATCCATGACAACCGCAGCTTTGGGAGGAGCCACAGTGGAAGCCAAGAGACTGCTGGAGTTCCAGTCGATCACCAAGAGTTTCGGCGGCACGCAAGCGCTGCGTGACGTCTCGATCGATCTGCGCGAGGGGGAAATTCTCGCGCTGCTCGGGGAAAACGGCGCCGGCAAATCGACGCTCATCAAGACGCTTGCGGGTATCTACAAGCCCGATACCGGCGACATCCTGTTTCGCGGCCAGAGCTACCATCATCGTCCCCCCAAGCCGAACGAGCGGCAGCCGGTTGCCTTCATCCACCAGGATCTCGGTTTGATCGAGTGGATGACGGTCGGCGAGAACATGGGTCTGTCGCAGGGCTTCTCGATGCGTCGCGGCCTGATCGATTGGAACAGGACGCAGGCGCGTGCCAAGGAAGCCTTGAAACTGGTCGGCTGCGACTTTGACCCCACGACGCGAGTCTCGGCGCTGTCGCGCACCGAAAAGTCGCTTGTCGCCATCGCCCGTGCACTTGCCGTCGAAGCTGACGTGCTGGTGCTCGACGAGCCGACGGCGAGCCTTCCCGCCGATGAAGTCGATCGGCTGTTCAATGCGATCCGTCCGTTGAAGGATCGCGGAGTCGGCATGATCTACGTTTCCCACAGGCTGGACGAAATCTTCCGGATTGCCGATCGGGTCGCCGTTCTGCGCGACGGATGCATGGTGGGACAGAAGCCCGTCAGCGAGACCACCCCCGAAGAGCTGGTGACGATGATCATCGGCCGCAGCGGCGACAGCCTCTTTTCCAAGACGGCGATCACGCCCGGCAAGGCGATCGTCGAGGTCCGCGATCTCGTCTGCGCCGGCACAGGCCCGATATCCTTCGATATCCGCGAGGGCGAGCTTCTGGGATTGGCTGGATTGCGCGGCGCCGGTCAGGAACGGATCGGCCGCGCCCTGTTCGGTTGCGAGCCCTTCGACGGCTCGGTTCTTCTGCATGACGAGGCCCCCGACCTTTCCAGCCCACGAGGGGCAATGGCGTCGGGCATCGGCTTGATTGCCCGTGACCGGACGGAGGAATCCGTGGCGCTCTCGCTGTCCATTCGGGAAAATACCTACCTCAATCCGGGAGCCGTCGGGCGTGGGCTCTTGTCCTTCCTGTCGCCGCGCGGCGAAGCCGACCTTGCCCATAAGATCGGCCATTCCGTCGGCCTGCGGCCGAACGATCCGGATCTGCCGGTGGAGGCCCTGTCGGGCGGCAACCAGCAGAAAGTGGTCGTCGGCCGCTGGCTGGCGACCGGCCGCAAGCTGCTGGTCGCCGAAGATCCGACCGCCGGCGTCGACATCGGGGCGCGTGCGGAGATCTACCGTCTGATCACCCAGGCGCTCGAGGCCGGTCTCGCGGTTGTCGTGGTGTCGACGGACTTCGAGGAAATCGCCCATATCTGCCACCGCGCGCTGGTCTTCTCGCGCGGGAAAATCGTCAGCGAACTGACTGGAAGCGCTCTGACGACGGAGGCGGTCATCACGGCCGCATCCGCATCGGAAGCCGCTTGAGCCATCGGGAGAACAGCCATGCAATCCATTGAATCCACGGCGCTGGAGCCGACCAAGAGCGAAATGGCCGGTCTGTCCACAGGACAGAAGATCGGACGCCTGATCCCGGTTTACGGGCTGGTGATCCTGACCGTCGGCCTGATCGTGATCTTCTCGATCCTTCTGCCCGATACGTTTCCGACCCTGTTGAATGTCCGCTCGATCGTGTCCGACAAGGCAATCATCGCGCTTCTATCATTGGCTGCGATGATCCCGATGGCGTCGGGTCGCATCGATCTGACCGTCGGTTATGGCATCGTGCTTTGGCACATTCTCGCCATCAGCCTGCAGACGGCTTACGGCCTGCCCTGGCCGGTCGCGG
This genomic interval carries:
- a CDS encoding LacI family DNA-binding transcriptional regulator, whose product is MKNEDEPKDKRLKPGEAQKLTMAEVAKYVGVSAMTVSRAFRQDASVSEETRKRIMEAVDALGYVLDLSAGSLSSRRSGFIAALVPSINNSNFSDTARGMTDALQNTGLQLLLGYTDYSAEKEEELIEAMLRRRPEGIILTGGSHTARARRMLAKAGIPVVETWELPENPINQVVGFSNSEAMALLVRTLASQGYRKFGYIGGTTARDTRGSQRRSGFQKTVEELGLGPGRMISFGVPPITMEQGGQAIVSLLERWPDTEVVLCVSDLSAFGAIMECTRRGMKVPKDIAIAGFGDYEISSICHPRITTINVDCYGIGRQAAARLMDALHTGEATGDEITLTGYKVVLRESTDRNGAPTV
- a CDS encoding L-idonate 5-dehydrogenase, with translation MKAIVIHAAKDLRIEEREPEVAGAGQVEIAIEAGGICGSDLHYYNHGGFGTVRLREPMILGHEIAGTVKALGSGVADLAVGDRVAVSPSRPCNHCQYCLKGQQNHCLNMRFYGSAMPMPHIQGGFRQRLVAERWQCHKVADGISIHEAAFAEPFAVTLHAANRAGSLLGKRVLVTGCGPIGMLAIVAARVLGAREIVATDVTDSVLAIARTSGADRTINVATHASDLAAYSAEKGYFDVMFEASGNERAVRAGLETLKPRAVLVQLGLGGDVSIPQNMIVAKEIEMRGTFRFHEEFALAVELINARRVDLKPLLTGVFGIEEAVAAFELAGDRSKSMKVQIAF
- a CDS encoding 2-hydroxyacid dehydrogenase yields the protein MPKVEILMAGAYPEWDMVDLEANYRVHRLWEAADRQELISRVGKDIRAIATRGELGASAELMAQLPKLEIVSCYGVGTDAIDLSYARANGIRVTNTPDVLTEDVADIAIGLLLATARQVPQADVLVRSGQWGSVAMPLVTRVSGKKVGIAGMGRIGKAIAKRAAAFGCDISYFARNDHQDVAYTYEPDLIALAAWADFLIVIVPGGEATMKIINAEVLNALGPNGILINVSRGTTVDEGALIAALQNRTIQAAGLDVFLNEPRIDARFLTLQNAVLQPHHGSGTVETRKAMGQLVRDNLAAHFAGSPLPTPVV
- a CDS encoding SDR family oxidoreductase, translating into MKNLFDLTGRRALITGSSQGIGYALAEGLAQYGAEVIINGRTPESVNRAVESLKDQGLSAHAAIFDVTSKDAAKAGIDAIEADIGPLDILINNAGMQFRTPLEDFPADKWELLLTTNISSVFYVGQAAAKPMIARGQGKIINIASVQSELARPGIAPYTATKGAVRNLTRGMCADWAKYGLQINAIAPGYFKTPLNQALVDNPEFSSWLEKRTPAGRWGNVEELVGAAVFLSGRGSSFINGHTLYVDGGITTCL
- a CDS encoding gluconokinase, coding for MDFEQKASPLAIVVMGVSGCGKSSVGERVAAQNGMVFLEGDQLHPAGNVEKMAQGIPLTDDDRLPWLDRIGEEIKTAQETSQGLVVSCSALKRSYRDRLKQAADGRLVFVFLEGSRDLLLSRMQARQGHFMPATLLDSQLQTLEPPTGEAGVVTVAIDNALDDIVALACKGLSGMAVKGGD
- a CDS encoding NAD(P)-dependent oxidoreductase — protein: MQDDYRADVAVIGAGIMGTAIVTRLIETGHKVSVFDLDTEKVAALQAKGARPAGSVEEAVSRSAFCVLSLNHASIVRAVVFGEKGVVAAANADKLLIDMSSIDPADTADMAMRLRRETGMAWVDCPLSGGVPGALSGRLTIMAGGSAEDFERARVVMRHLAANYTLMGASGAGQTTKLINQLFCAVLFQAVAEAVKLAEAGGVDPAAIPAALAGGRADSRILQEFMAKFAARDFSPTGRIDNMLKDLDSLQAFALKTKTPLPMTGSVVEIHRLLCAAGLGPKDSAEMMRLLDGFQAD
- a CDS encoding sugar ABC transporter ATP-binding protein; the protein is MEAKRLLEFQSITKSFGGTQALRDVSIDLREGEILALLGENGAGKSTLIKTLAGIYKPDTGDILFRGQSYHHRPPKPNERQPVAFIHQDLGLIEWMTVGENMGLSQGFSMRRGLIDWNRTQARAKEALKLVGCDFDPTTRVSALSRTEKSLVAIARALAVEADVLVLDEPTASLPADEVDRLFNAIRPLKDRGVGMIYVSHRLDEIFRIADRVAVLRDGCMVGQKPVSETTPEELVTMIIGRSGDSLFSKTAITPGKAIVEVRDLVCAGTGPISFDIREGELLGLAGLRGAGQERIGRALFGCEPFDGSVLLHDEAPDLSSPRGAMASGIGLIARDRTEESVALSLSIRENTYLNPGAVGRGLLSFLSPRGEADLAHKIGHSVGLRPNDPDLPVEALSGGNQQKVVVGRWLATGRKLLVAEDPTAGVDIGARAEIYRLITQALEAGLAVVVVSTDFEEIAHICHRALVFSRGKIVSELTGSALTTEAVITAASASEAA